In the Pseudanabaena sp. PCC 7367 genome, one interval contains:
- a CDS encoding pyroglutamyl-peptidase I family protein, with protein sequence MAKTLITSFTTWKPKQPSNSSDDLLDLILAQQVTCIANLSKAKLLRQMPVCFERSPQLVVEQIDRLVPRTIICCGMAESRARLTIEANGKNQAEVLNTNVDLAALVAPLSFTDISNDAGQFVCNWLYYSVLKHIRDRQLPTKCIFVHVPILDSSNTAAIAQDFGHIYNYLNDL encoded by the coding sequence ATGGCCAAAACATTGATCACCTCATTTACCACCTGGAAGCCAAAGCAGCCGTCTAATTCCTCCGACGACCTACTTGATTTAATCCTGGCCCAACAAGTTACCTGCATTGCTAATCTATCTAAGGCAAAATTGCTGAGGCAGATGCCCGTTTGTTTTGAACGATCGCCCCAACTGGTGGTTGAGCAGATCGATCGACTGGTGCCCAGAACTATAATTTGCTGTGGCATGGCGGAATCTAGAGCCAGACTAACGATCGAAGCGAACGGCAAAAATCAAGCTGAGGTGCTTAATACCAACGTTGATTTGGCGGCATTAGTTGCCCCGCTATCGTTTACCGACATTAGCAATGATGCTGGACAGTTTGTATGTAACTGGCTTTATTACTCAGTGCTGAAACATATCCGCGATCGCCAACTGCCGACTAAATGCATATTTGTACATGTACCAATTTTGGACTCTAGTAATACTGCGGCGATCGCCCAGGATTTTGGCCATATTTACAACTACTTAAACGATCTTTAA
- the gyrB gene encoding DNA topoisomerase (ATP-hydrolyzing) subunit B, giving the protein MAKTIAPETYNADNIQVLEGLEPVRKRPGMYIGSTGPKGLHHLVYEVVDNSVDEALGGYCDTILVELLADGSVAVTDNGRGIPTDVHPRTGKSALETVMTVLHAGGKFDGNSYKVSGGLHGVGVSVVNALSEWVEVSVWRQGKLHQQRYERGIPIGNLEVSTAKDKQKRGTKVCFMPDTMIFATGIEFEFDILVGRLRELAYLNAGLKIEIADRRGETDKVETYQYDGGIREYVSYMTRDKEALHPEIIYIKGERNDIQIEVAMQWCIDSYSDNVFGFANNIRTVDGGTHLEGLKTVLTRTINSTARKLKKLKDSDSNLAGENVREGLTAVISVKVPEPEFEGQTKTKLGNTEVRGTVDSFVGEVLNEFIEFNPQVASTIIEKALQSYNAAEAARRARELVRRKSVLESSTLPGKLADCSSRDPSESELFIVEGDSAGGSAKQGRDRHFQAILPLRGKVLNIERADDNKIYKNAEIQALITSIGMGIRGEEFDFSQLRYHKIILLADADVDGAHIRTLLLTFFYRYQRELVEQGNIYIGCPPLYKVERGRSHQYCYSDRELQQILSSFPENANYTIQRFKGLGEMMPLQLWETTMNPETRTLKQITIEDAAEAERIFTILMGDKVAPRREFIETYGPKLNITDLDI; this is encoded by the coding sequence ATGGCAAAGACGATCGCCCCAGAGACTTATAACGCCGATAATATTCAGGTATTAGAAGGTTTAGAGCCAGTCCGCAAGCGCCCCGGCATGTACATTGGCTCTACCGGCCCCAAGGGACTACATCACCTGGTTTATGAAGTAGTTGATAATAGTGTTGATGAAGCCCTGGGTGGCTATTGCGACACGATCCTGGTCGAGCTATTGGCGGATGGCTCGGTGGCAGTAACCGACAACGGTCGGGGTATTCCTACGGATGTGCATCCGCGCACGGGTAAATCGGCATTGGAAACAGTCATGACTGTACTCCATGCTGGCGGTAAGTTTGATGGCAACAGCTACAAAGTATCTGGCGGTTTGCATGGGGTTGGGGTTTCGGTGGTTAATGCCCTCTCTGAGTGGGTAGAAGTGAGCGTTTGGCGGCAGGGCAAGTTGCATCAACAGCGCTACGAACGGGGCATTCCGATCGGTAATTTAGAAGTTTCAACCGCCAAGGATAAACAAAAGCGCGGCACTAAAGTATGCTTTATGCCCGATACCATGATCTTTGCGACTGGGATCGAGTTTGAATTCGATATCCTGGTTGGCCGGTTGCGTGAGTTGGCCTATCTCAATGCGGGGCTCAAAATTGAAATTGCCGATCGGCGCGGCGAAACCGATAAGGTCGAAACCTATCAATATGATGGTGGGATTCGTGAATATGTGTCCTATATGACCCGCGATAAGGAAGCCTTGCACCCAGAGATTATTTATATCAAGGGTGAGCGCAATGATATCCAGATCGAAGTGGCAATGCAGTGGTGCATTGATTCCTACAGCGATAATGTATTTGGATTTGCCAACAATATTCGCACCGTTGATGGTGGTACGCATCTAGAGGGGCTGAAAACAGTTTTAACCCGCACGATCAACAGCACTGCCCGTAAGCTTAAAAAGCTCAAAGATAGCGATTCTAATCTGGCTGGTGAAAACGTGCGTGAAGGCTTAACTGCGGTAATTTCGGTCAAGGTGCCGGAGCCAGAATTTGAAGGACAGACCAAGACCAAACTGGGTAATACGGAAGTGCGTGGCACGGTGGACTCATTTGTGGGTGAAGTGCTGAATGAGTTTATTGAATTTAATCCCCAGGTAGCAAGCACGATTATTGAAAAGGCACTGCAATCCTATAATGCAGCGGAAGCTGCGCGCCGTGCCCGTGAGTTAGTGCGGCGTAAGTCGGTGCTGGAATCGTCTACCTTGCCAGGTAAGCTGGCGGATTGTAGTTCCCGCGATCCTTCTGAATCAGAACTGTTCATTGTTGAGGGTGATAGTGCGGGTGGCAGTGCCAAACAGGGGCGCGATCGGCATTTCCAAGCGATCTTGCCATTGCGCGGTAAGGTACTGAACATTGAAAGGGCTGATGACAACAAGATTTATAAAAACGCCGAAATTCAAGCCCTGATCACCAGTATTGGCATGGGTATTCGTGGCGAAGAGTTTGACTTTTCCCAACTGCGTTATCACAAAATTATTCTGCTGGCTGATGCTGACGTTGACGGGGCGCACATTCGCACCCTGTTGCTCACCTTCTTCTATCGCTATCAACGCGAACTAGTGGAACAGGGCAATATTTATATTGGTTGTCCTCCTTTGTACAAGGTAGAGCGAGGTCGTAGTCATCAATATTGCTATAGCGATCGAGAGTTGCAACAAATTCTAAGTTCGTTCCCAGAGAATGCTAACTATACGATCCAGCGGTTTAAAGGTTTGGGTGAGATGATGCCTTTGCAGTTGTGGGAAACCACGATGAACCCAGAGACGCGCACCCTGAAGCAAATTACGATCGAGGATGCGGCTGAAGCGGAGCGGATTTTTACGATTTTGATGGGTGATAAGGTGGCTCCCCGCCGGGAGTTTATTGAAACCTATGGGCCAAAGTTGAATATTACTGATCTCGATATTTAA